In one Cupriavidus taiwanensis genomic region, the following are encoded:
- the ompR gene encoding osmolarity response regulator transcription factor OmpR, translating to MENTSHKILVVDDDPRLRDLLRRYLGEQGFTVLVAENATAMNKLWLRERFDLLVLDLMMPGEDGLSICRRLRGANDQTPIIMLTAKGEDVDRIVGLEMGADDYLPKPFNPRELIARIHAVLRRKGPAEVPGAPSETPETFAFGDFVLNLATRTLTKNDEEITLTTGEFSVLKVFARHPRQPLSREKLMEMARGREYEVFDRSLDVQISRLRKLIEPDPSNPRFIQTVWGLGYVFIPDGVK from the coding sequence ATGGAAAATACCAGCCACAAGATTCTCGTCGTCGACGATGACCCGCGTCTGCGCGATCTGCTGCGCCGCTATCTGGGCGAACAGGGTTTTACCGTGCTGGTGGCGGAGAACGCCACCGCGATGAACAAGCTCTGGCTGCGCGAGCGTTTCGACCTGCTGGTGCTGGACCTGATGATGCCCGGCGAAGACGGCCTGTCGATCTGCCGCCGGCTGCGCGGCGCCAACGACCAGACCCCGATCATCATGCTCACCGCCAAGGGCGAGGACGTGGACCGCATCGTCGGCCTGGAGATGGGCGCCGACGATTACCTGCCCAAGCCCTTCAATCCGCGCGAGCTGATCGCGCGCATCCACGCGGTGCTGCGCCGCAAGGGCCCGGCCGAAGTGCCCGGCGCCCCGTCGGAAACGCCCGAGACCTTCGCCTTCGGCGACTTCGTGCTGAACCTGGCCACGCGCACGCTGACCAAGAACGACGAGGAAATCACGCTGACCACCGGCGAATTCTCGGTGCTGAAGGTGTTCGCGCGCCATCCGCGCCAGCCGCTGTCGCGTGAAAAGCTGATGGAAATGGCGCGCGGCCGCGAATACGAAGTGTTCGACCGCAGCCTCGACGTGCAGATCTCGCGCCTGCGCAAGCTGATCGAGCCGGACCCGAGCAACCCCCGTTTCATCCAGACGGTGTGGGGCCTGGGCTACGTCTTCATTCCCGATGGCGTGAAATAA
- a CDS encoding carboxymuconolactone decarboxylase family protein has product MEFLSTIKNLIPDYAKDIRLNVDGTIARSSLEGNDAVGVALAAAFAAQSKVLVDAIRNAGVLSPEETNGALTAAALMGMNNTWYPYVEMADDPDLASQPAGLRMNAYATHGGVDKRRFEMYALAASIVGKCHFCVKSHYQLLKNEQGMTAQQLRDVGRIAAVIVAAANVIAAQ; this is encoded by the coding sequence ATGGAATTCCTCAGTACGATTAAGAATTTGATCCCCGATTACGCCAAGGACATCCGCCTGAACGTCGACGGCACCATCGCCCGCTCCTCGCTGGAAGGCAACGATGCGGTCGGCGTGGCGCTGGCGGCGGCATTCGCGGCGCAGAGCAAGGTGCTGGTGGACGCCATCCGCAATGCCGGCGTGCTGTCGCCCGAGGAAACCAACGGCGCGCTGACCGCGGCCGCGCTGATGGGCATGAACAACACCTGGTACCCGTATGTCGAGATGGCCGACGATCCGGACCTGGCCAGCCAGCCGGCCGGGCTGCGCATGAACGCCTACGCCACCCATGGCGGCGTGGACAAGCGCCGCTTCGAGATGTACGCGCTGGCCGCATCGATCGTGGGCAAGTGCCACTTCTGCGTGAAGTCGCACTACCAGCTGCTGAAGAACGAACAGGGCATGACCGCGCAGCAGCTGCGCGACGTCGGCCGCATTGCCGCGGTGATCGTGGCCGCGGCCAACGTGATCGCGGCCCAGTAA
- a CDS encoding peroxiredoxin translates to MKTVGDKLEAFHVVGVKPGFNNHEENGQSAFEDITEKSFEGKWKIIYFYPKDFTFVCPTEIVAFAKLNGDFADRDAIVLGGSTDNEFVKLAWRREHKDLSKLNQWQFADVTGSLIDQLGVRDHAAGVALRATFIVDPENTIQHVSVNNLNVGRNPDEVLRILDGLQTDELCPCNRAVGGATL, encoded by the coding sequence ATGAAGACCGTTGGTGACAAGCTCGAAGCCTTTCACGTCGTCGGTGTCAAGCCGGGTTTCAACAATCACGAAGAGAACGGCCAGTCGGCTTTCGAAGACATCACTGAGAAGTCGTTCGAAGGCAAGTGGAAGATCATCTACTTCTACCCGAAGGACTTCACCTTCGTGTGCCCGACCGAAATCGTGGCCTTCGCCAAGCTGAACGGCGACTTCGCCGACCGCGACGCGATCGTGCTGGGCGGCTCGACCGACAACGAATTCGTCAAGCTGGCATGGCGCCGCGAACACAAGGACCTGAGCAAGCTGAACCAGTGGCAATTCGCCGACGTGACCGGTTCGCTGATCGACCAGCTGGGCGTGCGTGACCACGCTGCCGGCGTGGCCCTGCGCGCGACCTTCATCGTCGATCCGGAAAACACCATCCAGCACGTTTCGGTGAACAACCTGAACGTCGGCCGCAACCCGGACGAAGTCCTGCGTATCCTGGACGGCCTGCAGACGGACGAGCTGTGCCCGTGCAACCGTGCCGTTGGTGGCGCCACGCTGTAA
- a CDS encoding MFS transporter: protein MSETTAASAGSQHGFRTVFRVVSGNFLEMYDFMVYGFYAAAIARTFFPSGNEFASLMLSLATFGAGFLMRPLGAIVLGAYIDHHGRRKGLIMTLVLMALGTLLIACVPGYATIGVAAPLLVLAGRLLQGFSAGVELGGVSVYLSEIARPGRKGFYVAWQSGSQQVAVIFAGLLGVILHATLAPAQMDEWGWRIPFLVGCLIVPFLFLIRRSLEETEAFKARKHRPAIGEIYRSMLENWRIILAGCMMVVMTTVSFYMITAYTPTFGKTVLRLDDTDNLIVTMCVGLSNFIWLPLMGALSDRVGRKPLLLGFTVATLLSAYPAVSWLVAEPSFARLLMVELWLSFLYGSYNGAMVVALTEIMPPAVRTTGFSLAYSLATALFGGFTPAISTYLIHATGNKAAPGLWLMFAALCGLVATLVIFRARRGSEAAMQAA from the coding sequence ATGTCAGAAACCACCGCAGCGTCCGCCGGCTCGCAGCACGGGTTCCGCACCGTGTTCCGCGTCGTCAGCGGCAACTTCCTGGAAATGTATGACTTCATGGTGTACGGCTTCTACGCCGCCGCCATCGCCAGGACGTTCTTCCCCAGCGGCAACGAGTTTGCCTCGCTGATGCTTTCGCTCGCCACTTTTGGCGCGGGCTTCCTGATGCGCCCGCTGGGCGCGATCGTGCTGGGCGCGTACATCGACCACCACGGCCGCCGCAAGGGCCTGATCATGACGCTGGTGCTGATGGCGCTGGGCACGCTGCTGATCGCCTGCGTGCCGGGCTATGCCACCATCGGCGTGGCCGCGCCGCTGCTGGTGCTGGCCGGGCGCCTGCTGCAGGGCTTTTCCGCGGGCGTGGAGCTGGGCGGGGTCTCGGTGTACCTGTCCGAGATCGCCAGGCCCGGGCGCAAGGGCTTCTATGTCGCGTGGCAGTCGGGCAGCCAGCAGGTCGCGGTGATCTTCGCCGGCCTGCTCGGCGTGATCCTGCACGCCACGCTGGCGCCGGCGCAGATGGACGAATGGGGCTGGCGCATCCCCTTCCTGGTCGGTTGCCTGATCGTGCCGTTCCTGTTCCTGATCCGCCGTTCGCTCGAAGAGACCGAGGCCTTCAAGGCGCGCAAGCACCGCCCGGCGATCGGCGAGATCTACCGCTCGATGCTGGAGAACTGGCGCATCATCCTGGCCGGCTGCATGATGGTGGTGATGACCACGGTGTCGTTCTACATGATCACCGCGTACACGCCGACCTTCGGCAAGACCGTGCTCAGGCTCGACGACACCGACAACCTGATCGTCACCATGTGCGTGGGCCTGTCCAACTTTATCTGGCTGCCGCTGATGGGCGCGCTGTCGGACCGCGTCGGGCGCAAGCCGCTGCTGCTGGGCTTCACGGTGGCGACGCTGCTGAGCGCGTATCCGGCGGTGTCGTGGCTGGTGGCCGAGCCGTCGTTCGCGCGGCTGCTGATGGTGGAGTTGTGGCTGTCGTTCCTGTACGGCAGCTATAACGGCGCGATGGTGGTGGCGCTGACCGAGATCATGCCGCCCGCGGTGCGCACCACCGGCTTTTCGCTGGCGTACAGCCTGGCGACCGCGCTGTTCGGCGGCTTCACGCCGGCGATCTCGACCTACCTGATCCACGCCACCGGCAACAAGGCCGCCCCGGGCCTGTGGCTGATGTTCGCCGCGCTGTGCGGGCTGGTCGCCACGCTGGTGATCTTCCGCGCGCGCCGCGGCAGCGAGGCGGCAATGCAGGCGGCTTGA
- the ispF gene encoding 2-C-methyl-D-erythritol 2,4-cyclodiphosphate synthase, which yields MMPFDIRVGQGYDVHALVPGRKLILGGVEIPHDRGLLGHSDADALLHAVTDALFGAAALGDIGRHFPDTDAQFAGADSRALLREAARRVREAGYEIGNVDATVIAQAPKLAPHIGAMVANLAEDLAIARGRCNVKAKTNEKLGFEGRQEGIVAQAAVLLWRASVADAQD from the coding sequence ATGATGCCTTTCGATATCCGGGTCGGGCAGGGCTATGACGTCCACGCGCTGGTACCCGGCCGCAAGCTGATCCTGGGCGGGGTCGAGATCCCGCACGACCGTGGCCTGCTGGGTCATTCCGATGCCGATGCGCTGCTGCACGCGGTCACCGACGCGCTCTTCGGCGCCGCGGCGCTGGGCGATATCGGGCGCCATTTTCCCGACACCGACGCGCAGTTCGCCGGCGCCGACAGCCGCGCGCTGCTGCGCGAGGCGGCGCGCCGCGTGCGCGAGGCCGGCTATGAAATCGGCAATGTCGACGCCACGGTGATCGCGCAGGCGCCCAAGCTGGCGCCGCATATCGGCGCGATGGTGGCCAACCTGGCCGAAGACCTGGCGATCGCGCGCGGGCGCTGCAACGTCAAGGCCAAGACCAACGAAAAGCTGGGCTTCGAGGGACGCCAGGAAGGCATCGTGGCGCAGGCCGCGGTGCTGCTGTGGCGCGCCTCGGTGGCGGACGCGCAGGACTGA
- a CDS encoding Zn-dependent hydrolase: MTQTSASLGDTILAHADELARFSDMEGGLTCAYLTPAHRAAQALLAQWMEAAGMQVRIDAIGNVVGRYAADPAVRDPRVLLTGSHFDTVRNGGRYDGRLGILLPIAVIGALDRAGIRLPYHVDVVAFAEEEGLRFKTSFLASSVLAGRFDAALLERQDADGITLREALAASGLPGAGGLQALRDAALDPVSLLGFVEVHIEQGPVLLHHELPLGVVTQIAGSSRFSVRVEGLASHAGTTPMGMRRDAAAGAAEMVLLVEQRCAAAPTLVGTVGQLQVPNGSSNVIPAACTFSMDIRAGEDAIREAAIADIVAGIAQIAERRGLSAQVERVPPVNNAPCARWLMDQFGAVLKKRGLQAFELPSGAGHDAMMMQRVTEVAMLFVRCGNGGISHNPLETITSEDAQLAAEVFVDFLRHFKPRG, translated from the coding sequence ATGACGCAGACCTCCGCTTCCCTCGGCGACACCATCCTGGCCCACGCCGACGAACTCGCCCGCTTCTCCGACATGGAGGGCGGCCTGACCTGCGCCTACCTGACGCCCGCCCACCGCGCCGCGCAGGCGCTGCTGGCGCAGTGGATGGAAGCCGCCGGCATGCAGGTGCGCATCGATGCCATCGGCAATGTCGTCGGCCGCTATGCGGCCGATCCCGCCGTGCGCGACCCGCGCGTGCTGCTGACCGGCTCGCACTTCGACACCGTGCGCAATGGCGGGCGCTATGACGGCCGGCTTGGCATCCTGCTGCCGATAGCCGTGATCGGCGCGCTCGACCGGGCCGGCATCCGCCTGCCCTACCACGTCGACGTGGTGGCCTTCGCCGAAGAAGAGGGACTGCGCTTCAAGACCAGCTTCCTCGCCAGCAGCGTGCTGGCCGGCCGCTTCGACGCCGCACTGCTCGAACGCCAGGACGCGGACGGCATCACCTTGCGCGAGGCGCTGGCCGCGTCCGGCCTGCCGGGCGCCGGCGGGCTGCAGGCGCTGCGCGACGCGGCGCTCGATCCGGTGTCGCTGCTGGGCTTTGTCGAAGTCCATATCGAACAGGGTCCGGTGCTGCTGCACCATGAGTTGCCGCTGGGCGTGGTCACGCAGATTGCCGGCAGCAGCCGTTTCTCGGTGCGCGTCGAAGGCCTCGCCAGCCACGCCGGCACCACGCCGATGGGCATGCGCCGCGACGCCGCCGCGGGCGCAGCCGAGATGGTCCTGCTGGTGGAGCAGCGCTGCGCGGCAGCGCCGACACTGGTCGGCACCGTAGGCCAGCTGCAGGTGCCGAACGGCTCGAGCAATGTCATCCCCGCGGCCTGCACCTTCTCGATGGATATCCGCGCCGGCGAGGACGCCATCCGCGAGGCCGCCATCGCCGACATCGTTGCCGGCATCGCGCAGATCGCCGAACGGCGCGGGCTGAGCGCGCAGGTGGAGCGGGTGCCGCCGGTCAACAACGCGCCATGCGCGCGCTGGCTGATGGATCAGTTCGGGGCGGTGCTGAAGAAGCGCGGGCTGCAGGCGTTCGAGCTGCCGTCCGGGGCCGGCCATGACGCCATGATGATGCAGCGGGTCACCGAGGTGGCGATGCTGTTCGTACGCTGCGGCAACGGCGGCATCAGCCACAACCCGCTGGAGACCATCACCAGCGAAGACGCGCAGCTGGCCGCCGAGGTCTTCGTGGATTTCCTGCGCCATTTCAAGCCGCGCGGCTAG
- a CDS encoding efflux RND transporter periplasmic adaptor subunit encodes MPVLCQLPEVAAADNSVTPVVTTPHRHARRGGRGMAVAALSLLAGALVLAGCGKAPEPAPEIRPVRMMQLSPHSGKTAFEFSGDVRPRVESRLGFRVGGKIAARLVDVGAVVSKGQPLARLDPADLSLAETGSRAQFEAARTERDLAAADLKRYNDLFAKGFISAAEHHRRQAGFDAAEARLRQAQAGLRTQSNQTAYAVLHADADGVVTAIDAEVGQVVTPGQPVVRVAQTAEKEVAIGLPEDQVGLLRGLTDVTVHTWAEPQRALPGRVREIAAAADPVTRTYATRVSVPNPPPDLKLGMTAVVTFVRTGAAPALRVPLTALLQEQGRDLVWIYDAPSGTVKPVAVTLGEAFGNEIEVRQGLAPGQTIVTAGVHLLRPGQKVRPLQTVAPASAAAATPKQG; translated from the coding sequence ATGCCAGTGCTTTGCCAACTGCCGGAAGTTGCGGCCGCAGATAACTCTGTCACCCCCGTCGTCACCACGCCGCACCGGCACGCCAGGCGGGGCGGCCGCGGCATGGCCGTGGCGGCGCTGTCGCTGCTGGCTGGTGCGCTGGTGCTGGCCGGCTGCGGCAAGGCGCCCGAGCCCGCGCCGGAGATCCGCCCGGTGCGCATGATGCAGCTCAGCCCGCATAGCGGCAAGACCGCCTTCGAGTTTTCCGGCGACGTGCGCCCGCGCGTGGAGTCGCGGCTGGGCTTTCGCGTCGGCGGCAAGATCGCCGCGCGGCTGGTCGATGTCGGCGCCGTGGTCAGCAAGGGCCAGCCGCTGGCACGGCTGGACCCGGCCGACCTGTCACTGGCCGAAACCGGCTCGCGCGCGCAGTTCGAGGCCGCCCGCACCGAGCGCGACCTCGCCGCGGCCGACCTGAAGCGCTATAACGACCTGTTCGCCAAGGGCTTTATCAGTGCCGCCGAGCACCACCGGCGACAGGCCGGTTTCGATGCCGCCGAGGCGCGGCTGCGCCAGGCGCAAGCCGGGCTGCGCACCCAGTCCAACCAGACCGCCTATGCGGTGCTGCATGCCGACGCCGACGGCGTGGTTACCGCCATCGACGCCGAGGTGGGCCAGGTCGTCACCCCCGGCCAGCCGGTGGTGCGGGTCGCGCAGACGGCCGAGAAGGAAGTGGCGATCGGCCTGCCCGAGGACCAGGTCGGACTGCTGCGCGGCCTGACCGATGTGACCGTCCATACCTGGGCCGAGCCGCAGCGCGCGCTGCCCGGCCGCGTGCGCGAGATCGCCGCCGCTGCCGACCCGGTCACGCGCACCTACGCCACCCGCGTGAGCGTGCCCAACCCGCCCCCCGACCTCAAGCTGGGCATGACCGCGGTGGTGACCTTCGTGCGTACCGGCGCCGCCCCGGCGCTGCGCGTGCCGCTGACCGCGCTGCTGCAGGAGCAGGGCCGCGACCTGGTCTGGATCTACGATGCCCCCTCCGGCACGGTCAAGCCGGTGGCGGTGACGCTGGGCGAGGCCTTCGGCAACGAGATCGAGGTGCGCCAGGGCCTGGCGCCGGGCCAGACCATCGTCACCGCGGGCGTGCACCTGCTGCGCCCGGGGCAGAAGGTGCGGCCGCTGCAGACGGTCGCGCCGGCGTCGGCAGCGGCCGCCACCCCGAAGCAGGGGTGA
- the hpnD gene encoding presqualene diphosphate synthase HpnD — MTPDQYCQEKVAQSGSSFYYSFLFLPAERRRAITALYAWCREVDDVVDDTHDAGLAHQQLDWWRAELRRLFDGAPTHPTTQALQPHVASAGLSQAEMAEVLEGMEMDLTQTRYLDEAGLARYCHCVAGVVGTLSARLFGYTDPQTLVFAEKLGQSLQLVNILRDVGEDARRGRIYLPVNTLQQFQVPASEILKGEHSGRFVALMQYHAGRARALYHEALALLPRQDRRAQRAGLLMGAIYHALLDELEASEFQVLNQRIALTPLRKLWIAWKTWVRNS, encoded by the coding sequence GTGACGCCCGATCAGTATTGCCAAGAGAAAGTCGCCCAGAGCGGCTCGAGCTTCTATTACAGCTTCCTGTTCCTGCCGGCCGAGCGGCGCCGCGCGATCACCGCGCTCTATGCCTGGTGCCGCGAGGTCGACGACGTGGTCGACGACACCCATGACGCCGGCCTGGCGCACCAGCAGCTCGACTGGTGGCGTGCCGAGCTGCGCCGCCTGTTCGACGGCGCGCCGACCCATCCCACCACCCAGGCCCTGCAGCCGCACGTCGCCAGCGCCGGCCTGAGCCAGGCCGAAATGGCGGAAGTGCTGGAGGGCATGGAAATGGACCTGACCCAGACCCGCTACCTGGACGAAGCCGGCCTGGCGCGCTACTGCCACTGCGTGGCCGGCGTGGTCGGCACCCTCAGCGCGCGCCTGTTCGGCTACACCGATCCGCAGACGCTGGTCTTCGCCGAAAAGCTGGGGCAGTCGCTGCAGCTGGTCAATATCCTGCGCGATGTCGGCGAGGACGCCCGGCGCGGCCGCATCTACCTGCCGGTTAATACGCTGCAGCAATTCCAGGTGCCGGCTTCAGAGATCCTCAAGGGCGAGCATTCCGGGCGCTTTGTCGCGCTGATGCAGTACCACGCCGGCCGGGCCCGCGCGCTGTACCATGAGGCGCTGGCGCTGCTGCCGCGGCAGGACCGCCGCGCCCAGCGCGCCGGCCTGCTGATGGGCGCGATCTACCACGCGCTGCTCGATGAACTGGAGGCCAGCGAGTTCCAGGTGCTGAACCAGCGCATCGCGCTGACGCCGCTGCGCAAGCTGTGGATCGCCTGGAAGACCTGGGTGCGCAACAGCTAG
- a CDS encoding ATP-binding protein, with the protein MATVIGRTATRFFGSLFWRTFMLIALLLAISLGIWFQSYRLFERAPRAQQIAMQVVSVVKLTRAALLYSDPARRRFLLLDLVQNEGIKVYPREKDDDFAAPTANPFLTSLVQQEIRSRLGEDTVLATTVNDIPGVWVSFEIEGDDYWVAISPERFERVPGIQWLWWSIAALLLSIIGAAFITARVNYPLKRLANAARAIGAGGDPPPLPEHGASEVALANHSFNQMVRDLRQLDDDRVVMLAGISHDLRTPLTRLRLETEMSPMDGTTRDAMIADIEQMDAIIGQFLNYARPPLETVEPVDLSALVHDAVGVYAAHDDVRVHVRANEPVMAVANRMEVQRILDNLVENARRYAKDEQTGMAVVEISTRVDDKEAVLTVADHGNGVPDGQLSLLTRPFYRLDAARSEAKGAGLGMSIVNRIMQRNGGRLLLANRAAPATGLVVSACFRRA; encoded by the coding sequence GTGGCGACCGTAATCGGCCGTACCGCAACGCGGTTCTTTGGTTCGCTGTTCTGGCGGACCTTCATGCTGATCGCCCTGCTGCTGGCCATCTCGCTTGGGATCTGGTTCCAGAGCTACCGGCTGTTCGAACGCGCCCCGCGCGCGCAGCAGATAGCCATGCAGGTGGTCAGCGTGGTCAAGCTGACGCGCGCCGCGCTGCTCTATTCCGATCCCGCGCGGCGCCGCTTCCTGCTGCTGGACCTGGTGCAGAACGAAGGCATCAAGGTCTATCCGCGCGAGAAGGACGACGACTTCGCCGCGCCCACCGCCAATCCGTTCCTGACCTCGCTGGTGCAGCAGGAGATCCGCAGCCGCCTGGGCGAGGACACCGTGCTGGCCACCACCGTCAACGACATCCCCGGGGTGTGGGTCAGCTTCGAGATCGAGGGCGACGACTACTGGGTCGCGATCAGCCCGGAGCGCTTCGAGCGCGTGCCCGGCATCCAGTGGCTGTGGTGGAGCATCGCCGCGCTGCTGCTGTCGATCATCGGCGCGGCCTTTATCACCGCGCGCGTCAACTACCCCCTCAAGCGGCTGGCCAACGCCGCGCGCGCCATCGGCGCCGGCGGCGATCCGCCGCCGCTGCCCGAGCACGGCGCCAGCGAAGTGGCGCTGGCCAACCACAGCTTCAACCAGATGGTGCGCGACCTGCGCCAGCTCGACGACGACCGCGTGGTGATGCTGGCCGGCATCTCGCATGACCTGCGCACGCCGCTGACGCGACTGCGGCTGGAAACCGAGATGTCGCCGATGGACGGCACCACGCGCGACGCCATGATTGCCGACATCGAGCAGATGGACGCCATCATCGGCCAGTTCCTCAACTACGCGCGCCCGCCGCTCGAGACGGTCGAGCCGGTGGACCTGTCGGCGCTGGTGCACGATGCGGTCGGCGTCTATGCCGCGCACGACGACGTGCGCGTGCACGTGCGCGCCAACGAGCCGGTGATGGCGGTGGCCAACCGCATGGAGGTGCAGCGCATCCTCGACAACCTCGTCGAGAACGCGCGCCGCTACGCCAAGGATGAGCAGACCGGCATGGCGGTGGTGGAGATCTCCACGCGCGTCGATGACAAGGAAGCGGTGCTGACCGTGGCCGACCATGGCAACGGCGTGCCCGACGGGCAGTTGTCGCTGCTGACGCGGCCCTTCTACCGGCTCGACGCCGCGCGCAGCGAAGCCAAGGGCGCCGGGCTGGGCATGTCCATCGTCAACCGCATCATGCAGCGCAACGGCGGCCGGCTGCTGCTGGCCAACCGCGCCGCGCCGGCCACCGGACTGGTGGTCAGCGCGTGCTTCCGGCGCGCCTGA
- a CDS encoding GNAT family N-acetyltransferase has product MTLPSPTSPRFHYRLAAVHDWGDIAAVTQQAYGQYELAIMEDCRASFQRGMQAVLATSHPDMEWWVAETDHGIMGAVLFCHPGATLPALDGSTITLTQPEARLLSVSPQARGLGLGRTLMQICIQRARDIGASTLVVRTMPEMASANRLCQQMGFTKRTEAGARSGAMARLIDYTYAIPPEDVAPEAPRA; this is encoded by the coding sequence ATGACCCTGCCTTCGCCGACTTCCCCCCGCTTCCATTACCGCCTGGCGGCGGTGCATGACTGGGGCGATATCGCCGCCGTCACGCAACAGGCCTACGGGCAATACGAGCTCGCGATCATGGAAGATTGCCGCGCCTCGTTCCAGCGCGGCATGCAGGCCGTGCTGGCGACCAGCCACCCGGACATGGAATGGTGGGTGGCGGAGACCGATCACGGCATCATGGGCGCGGTGCTGTTCTGCCACCCAGGGGCGACGCTGCCGGCGCTGGATGGCAGCACCATCACCCTGACCCAGCCCGAAGCGCGGCTGCTGTCGGTCAGCCCTCAGGCGCGCGGCCTGGGGCTGGGGCGCACGCTGATGCAGATCTGCATCCAGCGCGCACGCGATATCGGCGCGTCGACGCTGGTGGTGCGCACCATGCCGGAAATGGCGTCAGCCAACCGGCTGTGCCAGCAGATGGGGTTCACCAAGCGCACCGAGGCCGGCGCGCGCAGCGGCGCGATGGCGCGGCTGATCGACTACACCTACGCCATTCCACCCGAAGACGTGGCGCCCGAGGCGCCGCGCGCCTGA